The following are encoded in a window of Methanobrevibacter ruminantium M1 genomic DNA:
- a CDS encoding TIGR01177 family methyltransferase, whose protein sequence is MDLLLILSQEHDKLPLAELRAVLETEEIETELEMVCPGLVLLKELEEDVFDDYYRLLVRRLGYTHEVHQLIKTVDCSDLESEVKSIDWSEFIDENFAVRVKRFNSEIDTVDTERKIGGYILTSTDNISVNLSNPKSFIRVVAYKNTIYLCYGKYQLNKKYFEEMKPHKRPFFHPGCMSPKLARCMVNLSRVKEGDLVLDPFCGTGGILIEAGLIGAKVVGCDIDWRMKNGTATNLEYAGITDYKTHVVDIREMEMYEEADAVVTDPPYGISTTTCGEGASGIFKEFLESIEHSMKEDALLVMASPDSLDIDSLFKDVGFVLLERYAIKMHRSLTRIISVIAKID, encoded by the coding sequence ATGGATTTATTATTAATCTTATCACAAGAACATGATAAACTGCCATTGGCTGAATTAAGAGCTGTCTTGGAAACAGAAGAAATAGAAACTGAACTTGAAATGGTATGCCCTGGCTTGGTTTTATTAAAAGAGCTTGAGGAAGATGTTTTTGATGATTATTATAGATTGCTTGTTAGAAGATTAGGATATACTCATGAAGTCCATCAATTGATTAAGACAGTAGACTGCTCTGATTTGGAATCTGAAGTTAAATCAATCGATTGGTCTGAGTTTATTGATGAGAACTTTGCTGTTAGGGTAAAAAGGTTCAATAGTGAAATAGACACTGTAGACACTGAGAGAAAAATAGGAGGATATATCTTAACAAGTACTGACAATATCTCTGTAAACCTATCAAATCCAAAATCTTTTATTAGGGTTGTAGCTTATAAGAACACTATCTATTTATGTTATGGCAAATATCAATTGAATAAAAAGTATTTTGAAGAGATGAAACCTCATAAGAGGCCATTTTTCCATCCAGGATGTATGAGTCCTAAATTAGCTAGATGCATGGTAAATCTCTCAAGAGTCAAGGAAGGAGATTTGGTCTTAGATCCATTCTGTGGAACTGGGGGAATCCTTATAGAAGCAGGTCTCATAGGAGCAAAGGTTGTTGGCTGTGACATTGACTGGAGAATGAAAAATGGAACTGCAACTAACCTTGAATATGCTGGAATAACCGATTATAAAACTCATGTGGTGGATATTCGTGAAATGGAAATGTATGAAGAGGCTGATGCAGTTGTAACCGACCCACCATATGGAATTTCTACAACCACTTGTGGAGAAGGTGCTTCTGGAATATTTAAAGAATTTTTAGAATCCATTGAACACAGCATGAAAGAGGATGCACTTTTAGTGATGGCTAGTCCTGATTCATTAGACATAGATTCCCTATTTAAGGATGTAGGCTTTGTTTTATTGGAAAGGTATGCGATTAAAATGCATAGAAGCCTGACTCGTATCATTTCTGTGATAGCTAAAATTGATTAA
- a CDS encoding geranylgeranyl reductase family protein codes for MSFDYDVAIVGAGPIGSSLAYELAQNGLKVCLIDKKKRIGLPLQCAGIVNKRISSLCDIPKELILNEAKGAFIHSKNHSLTVSKKESQAYVLDRVAFDQYLFNRAREHLDTYLSSKVVDIDTELGIVQFKFDCEIKTIRSKIIVGADGPLSLSAKKVNSKLNYFNASQYLVKVDKIDEMSFVDLYAWGDLFPGFIWAIPVYSNIYRIGLFSEDDYKSQSKMLDDYLENEFRYDEYEVLEKYKGKIPIYDKSNKLFKNRLILIGDAASQVKPTTGGGILIGLESVQFAKDAILNALNTLDFDKIDFDLVGGSDSNEDDSDLNDANYKEELNNFLDELSKILENYQNDFENRFSKEFEIQFKVQKSLSTLSNDDLDYVLTKLKEKDADKLISEYGDMDNQSKLVKEFLKRGLIFSLAPKIHKKELAKIWLLNKD; via the coding sequence ATGAGTTTTGATTATGATGTAGCAATTGTTGGTGCAGGACCTATAGGCTCTAGTTTAGCTTATGAACTTGCTCAAAACGGTTTAAAAGTTTGCTTAATAGATAAAAAGAAACGTATAGGTTTGCCTTTGCAATGTGCAGGAATTGTAAATAAAAGAATTTCTTCATTATGTGATATTCCAAAAGAATTAATATTAAATGAAGCTAAAGGTGCTTTCATACATTCTAAAAATCATTCATTAACTGTTTCTAAAAAGGAATCTCAAGCCTATGTTTTAGATAGGGTTGCATTTGATCAGTACTTATTTAATCGAGCAAGGGAGCATCTGGACACTTATCTATCTTCAAAGGTAGTGGATATTGATACAGAGCTTGGGATTGTCCAATTCAAATTCGATTGTGAGATTAAAACAATCCGCTCCAAGATTATTGTAGGTGCAGACGGTCCATTATCACTTTCAGCTAAAAAGGTCAATTCTAAGTTAAATTATTTTAATGCAAGCCAATATCTTGTTAAGGTTGATAAGATTGATGAAATGTCCTTTGTAGATTTATATGCTTGGGGAGATCTCTTTCCGGGATTTATCTGGGCAATTCCAGTTTATAGTAATATTTATAGGATTGGATTGTTTAGCGAAGATGACTATAAAAGCCAATCCAAGATGCTGGATGACTATCTGGAAAATGAATTTAGATATGATGAATATGAAGTTTTAGAGAAATATAAGGGTAAAATACCTATTTATGATAAAAGTAATAAATTATTTAAGAATAGGCTTATTTTAATAGGGGATGCTGCTTCTCAAGTCAAACCAACCACAGGAGGCGGAATTCTAATTGGATTAGAGTCTGTTCAATTTGCAAAAGATGCTATTTTAAATGCTTTAAATACTTTAGACTTTGATAAAATTGATTTTGATTTAGTTGGTGGTTCTGATTCAAATGAGGATGATTCTGATTTAAATGATGCTAATTATAAAGAAGAATTAAATAATTTCTTAGATGAATTGTCTAAGATTTTAGAAAACTATCAGAATGATTTTGAAAATAGATTTTCAAAAGAGTTTGAAATTCAATTTAAAGTCCAAAAATCATTATCTACCTTATCTAATGATGATTTGGATTATGTATTAACTAAATTAAAAGAAAAAGATGCTGATAAATTAATATCTGAATATGGAGATATGGACAATCAATCCAAGTTAGTTAAGGAATTCTTAAAAAGAGGCTTGATTTTTTCATTGGCTCCTAAGATTCATAAAAAGGAATTGGCTAAGATTTGGTTGTTAAATAAAGATTAA
- a CDS encoding PH domain-containing protein has product MIVYSKSIFIAVILLGFLFFLYSTGIQYIGNMQVYMIESTKLPLTRYFAIAVFVIIMVVILYIIIKFLSWTSIKYTITESRVIVEKGIIFNKKNYMPFNTIQDVSRSQSILGKAFSVGTITLYSAYDGKDMSLKDVSNPKKIEDLIFENMRTTHLRSHNLYDDSYGNPYNNSYNNHNNHWGYDNYGDSYQNRDFKPIRPNSDEKVHYNRMEDLDDLELVDVKERKRNLREIRRKAKNSRGNNYNNQPIDGPSNNYNRNSNYDPNYNRNSNYKQNPNYNNRNNYDDFGYDDYESGYNQRSKRAPQGNRGYSKRNANQYRDDSRANHQHRETIRESYQRNPNKYFAQNYEKFHQDNLEAQNRGGESFNEMNPLDSNDYYGMDDDFISDEEFDSTINKAMENIGDNIKFKPNNHSRVVNSHEDFDSRVVNSHEDFDSRMNDSYDDFASGSRHNTDYANSNQNRHYNSNYPDDRQFRSNQSYEGDYRQSRSNQPYEGDYRQSRPNRSYDDGYGHSGSNPNYNNSYDQSNYGYDDYRQSNNPPRLNKQSSSDNYHKSNNRNRSSNYRNRSYNNQENYNSYNDMEDNSNNYEESDKKGKKKKKNKDSNDLLEKHSRKFRRS; this is encoded by the coding sequence TTGATAGTTTATTCAAAGAGCATATTCATTGCAGTGATTTTACTTGGATTTCTATTTTTCCTCTATTCAACTGGAATTCAATATATTGGAAACATGCAAGTCTATATGATAGAATCAACCAAATTGCCATTGACTCGCTATTTTGCAATTGCAGTCTTTGTTATAATAATGGTTGTAATCCTATATATCATAATAAAATTCCTTTCTTGGACTTCAATAAAGTATACAATTACTGAAAGCAGAGTTATCGTTGAAAAGGGCATTATATTTAATAAGAAGAATTACATGCCTTTTAACACTATTCAGGATGTAAGTCGTTCTCAAAGCATTTTAGGAAAAGCATTCTCAGTAGGCACAATTACCTTATACAGTGCCTATGACGGCAAGGACATGTCATTAAAGGATGTCTCAAACCCTAAAAAGATTGAAGATTTAATTTTTGAGAATATGAGGACAACTCATCTAAGGTCACATAACTTATATGACGATTCCTATGGCAATCCATATAATAACAGTTATAATAACCATAACAACCATTGGGGATATGACAATTATGGTGATTCCTATCAAAATAGGGACTTTAAGCCAATAAGGCCTAACTCTGATGAAAAGGTTCATTATAATCGTATGGAAGATCTTGATGACCTTGAATTGGTTGATGTAAAGGAGAGAAAACGAAATCTTAGAGAAATAAGGCGAAAAGCTAAGAATTCCAGAGGAAATAATTATAATAATCAGCCGATTGATGGTCCGAGTAACAATTATAATAGAAATTCCAATTATGACCCTAACTATAACAGGAACTCTAATTATAAGCAGAATCCTAATTATAATAATCGCAACAACTATGATGATTTTGGCTATGATGATTATGAATCTGGCTATAATCAAAGATCCAAAAGAGCCCCTCAAGGCAATAGGGGCTATTCAAAAAGGAATGCAAATCAATACAGAGACGATTCAAGAGCAAATCATCAACATAGAGAAACAATTAGAGAATCCTATCAAAGAAATCCAAATAAGTATTTTGCACAAAATTATGAGAAATTCCATCAAGATAATCTAGAAGCTCAAAATAGGGGTGGAGAAAGTTTTAATGAAATGAACCCTCTTGATTCTAATGATTATTATGGTATGGATGACGATTTTATCTCCGATGAGGAATTTGATAGCACTATAAATAAGGCTATGGAAAATATTGGAGACAATATTAAATTTAAGCCCAACAATCACTCTAGAGTAGTCAATTCTCATGAAGATTTTGATTCCAGAGTAGTTAACTCTCATGAAGACTTTGATTCTAGAATGAATGATTCTTATGATGATTTTGCTTCTGGCTCTAGACATAATACTGATTATGCTAATTCTAATCAGAATAGGCATTATAATTCTAATTATCCTGATGATAGGCAATTTAGGTCTAATCAGTCTTATGAAGGTGATTATAGACAATCTAGATCTAATCAGCCTTATGAAGGTGATTATAGACAATCAAGACCTAATCGGTCCTATGATGATGGTTATGGTCATTCTGGATCTAATCCAAACTATAATAACTCTTATGATCAATCCAATTATGGCTATGATGATTATAGACAATCAAACAATCCTCCAAGATTAAATAAACAGTCTTCAAGTGATAATTATCATAAATCCAATAATAGAAACAGGTCATCTAATTATAGAAATAGAAGCTATAACAATCAGGAAAATTATAACTCCTATAATGATATGGAAGATAATTCTAATAATTATGAAGAGTCAGATAAAAAGGGCAAGAAAAAGAAAAAGAATAAAGATTCCAATGACTTGCTTGAAAAGCATTCAAGGAAATTTAGAAGGTCTTAA
- a CDS encoding putative quinol monooxygenase produces MIFVLAKAIPKDEEACEKIVEFAQDLIENSRKEDGNIDYNLYSNTCDGTLLFVEQWESKEILGAHLQTEHFLTFGKNIADLVAAELDIAVYEAEATDL; encoded by the coding sequence ATGATATTTGTTTTAGCAAAAGCAATACCTAAAGATGAAGAAGCTTGTGAAAAAATTGTAGAATTTGCACAAGACTTGATTGAAAATTCAAGAAAAGAAGATGGAAACATCGACTATAACTTATATTCCAACACTTGTGATGGAACCTTGTTGTTTGTTGAACAATGGGAATCCAAAGAAATATTAGGAGCTCATTTACAAACTGAACATTTCCTCACCTTTGGAAAAAATATAGCAGATTTAGTTGCAGCTGAACTTGACATTGCTGTTTACGAAGCGGAAGCAACTGATCTTTAA
- the npdG gene encoding NADPH-dependent F420 reductase: MKVAVIGGTGPQGLGIAKRFAIEGVEVIVGSRKEEKALTIVEETIEELKDYDLNIVGMANEDAAKEGDILILTVPLAAQKPTLEGIKEFCTDKIVLDATVPLETAIGGKPFRFIDLMEGSAAERTAKILDGTGAKVICAFCNISNSHLSNIPNEIDCDCLIAGDDKEAKEIATELINKLPGVKAIDTGILEKSRIIEKITPLLIGLNIKYRSHYGGLRITGIPQFED, from the coding sequence ATGAAAGTAGCGGTTATTGGTGGAACTGGTCCACAAGGTTTAGGAATTGCAAAAAGATTCGCTATTGAAGGTGTTGAAGTTATTGTAGGCTCTCGTAAGGAAGAAAAAGCTTTAACAATAGTGGAAGAAACAATTGAAGAACTTAAAGATTATGATTTAAATATTGTAGGTATGGCTAATGAAGATGCAGCAAAAGAAGGAGATATTTTAATTTTAACTGTACCATTAGCAGCACAAAAACCTACTCTTGAAGGAATTAAGGAATTTTGTACTGATAAAATTGTATTGGATGCAACCGTCCCTCTTGAAACAGCTATTGGTGGCAAACCATTCCGTTTCATTGACTTAATGGAAGGTTCAGCAGCAGAAAGAACTGCAAAAATATTGGATGGAACAGGTGCAAAGGTAATCTGTGCATTCTGTAACATTAGTAATTCTCATTTATCCAATATTCCAAATGAAATCGATTGTGACTGTTTAATTGCAGGAGATGATAAAGAAGCAAAAGAAATCGCTACCGAACTTATTAATAAACTTCCTGGAGTTAAAGCAATCGACACTGGAATTTTAGAAAAATCAAGAATTATTGAAAAGATCACTCCATTATTAATCGGATTAAACATTAAGTATAGATCCCATTATGGTGGTCTCAGAATTACTGGAATTCCTCAATTTGAAGATTAA